AGACCCCAGCTGGGCCAGGAAATGCAGAGCAATCACCAGCCAATACGTATACAGAAACCGCTTGACCCACTTCGCCTGCCGGTGCGCCGAAGTCTCCGAAGGGCCCATGAAATCTCTTAATCTCAACGCTCTCACCTGTTGCCCCCCGATTAAATTCACACATAGGATGTACACATTGCTCCTATTCTAACATGCCAGAGTGCGGGTCGGATACTCACTTGTGGGATATGTACGGGGGGTGGGGAGAGGCTTAGTAGGATTGGTGAAGTATCGGGGGCCAAAGGACGTGTGGGTTGGGAGTTTGTGGGCAGGTGTTGGTATGAGGGCGATTGTTCTTTGTGTGATTTCAATCCATGCTCGTACATAAGGAGGGGCCAGACCATACCTGTGATAGTGCCGATCGCGAAGCCAGGCTTCATCCGATTTCAATCCACGCTCCCATATAGAGTGCGACCTGCAACAAGCAACCCACGTACACCTCACGGACTATTTCAATTCACGCACTCATATAAAATGCGACGAAATTTCTCCGGTAGCCTTCCCCACCTACCCGGCATTTCAATCCACGCACTCGTATAGAGCGCGACCGGACCACAATGTTTCGCTGCTCTTTTTGACGATATTTCAATCCACGCACTCACGTGGAGTGCGACCTTAATTACATTGTTATATGATTTAATTAATCATCATTTCAATCCACGCACTCACGTGGAGTGCGACCATCTCTTATCTCTCCTCTTGATTAGTAGTTGTGATTTCAATCCACGCACTCACGTGGAGTGCGACCATCTCTTATCTCTCCTCTTGATTAGTAGTTGTGATTTCAATCCACGCACTCACGTGGAGTGCGACCTGGAGTGGTCCATGACTCTATTATTGATGCGGGATTTCAATCCACGCACTCACGTGGAGTGCGACAGCGGAAAACAGCGTAACCTACGCTTTTCCCTCATTAATTCACTACTAATCCCCTAACTCTATTTCCGAAGAAGTATGTTAATACTCTTGACTTTTCAAGAACACTCCTATATTTATAGAGTTTCGACAAATTCTGAGGTGCGAAACCCCCGGGGATTTCATGGGAGCTTGGCATTCGCACCGGCTCTCTTTTCTATTTTAATCCATCTCCATTATCCTGCCTAACTATAAATCTCTCAATACTGTAGTTTTTTTGTTGCGTATGCGGCGTTTCATATGTACCAGGCCATTCGCTATACTGGATATATCGGTAAAGGTCACCATTAACCTGTATAACTGAAGAGGAAGGGAAGCAGACGCAATGAAGACATTTATAATCACTTCCATTGGTGCTATTGCACTTTTGACTTTGCTAACGGGATGCAATGATACCTCTAACCAGCAGATTGTAGAATCCCAAGCAGTAACGACGCTTACCTCAATCCCAACGACTACACCAACTCCATCCCTTGCACCAGTTCCAGCTCTTACTCCGACTCCTTCCCACACGCCAGCATCTAAGGAAGAGAGCATGCAAGCATTGATTCCAGCGGGGTGGCACATTCTTGAGCCTTTCCAGGGGGGGAGAGCAATTGCTGAAGGAGATCTGAATAAAGATGGAATCGCAGATGTTGCGGCAGTCATAGAGAAGAATACAGGTAAGGACGAAGCATCTCCGCGCTCCCTGCTTATCGCCTTTGGCGGCAACAATAACACGTATACCCTGTCCATCATCGCCGATCATGTTATTTTGCAAGCGGATGAGGGCGGTGTGTGGGGCGATCCTTTTGAAAACATCATAATTGATCGGGGGGCTGTGCTAGTCAGCGATTACGGGGGAAGCAACTGGCGATGGTATAACAAATACCGGTTCCGGTATCAAGATCAAGATTGGTATCTGATTGGCTCCACGAGCGGAACCTATTTCACAGGTGCTGTAACCATGGAGCAGGCGGATGAGGATGATATTAATTATTTGACCGGGCAATTTATTAAGCGGAAAACAGACGAACAAGGACAAACCACCACGACCAAAGGCAATCAGGGCAAAAAGAAATTAATCAAGCTCAAGGAGTTCAACTCAGAAGATGTGCAATAATTCAGCGGCCCGGAACCGAATGAAGATTTAATGGGGGTGAATTGTTTTTACATATTTGAATTTATGGGGTAATAATCAGTTCTCTTATTTGAATTAAAACGTTAGGTGAGGATTCTTGCGGGTGCATAATAATTGCTACCAGCACGGTTATTAAAATTACTGTAATCCAATAAAAGCTTTTATATACTTTTGACTTTATCTTTCGAGTGATGAATACAAAAATCAATAAAATAACAAGATTAAAAAACAGTGTTATAGGAATACTCAATATTCTTCCAAGACCCGTATAAGGAAAATATTCGATTAATAAAAATATGGCTAGTATACTTGGGATCATGGCTAGAAGAATAGTTTTTACTGTCTTTTCCATGCTGATCTCCTATTCTAAGTTTCAGTACTGATAAGTCTTTCCCAGTTAATCATTCCGTTCTCTACTCCGGTTCGTGTAAAATTCAACTTCTCCAGAACTCTGATAGACGGAATATTATCGATAAGGCACTCGGCCACAATTTTTTGGACTTTTTTTGATGATAATGCCCATTCTATAATAGCTCCTACCGACTCAGTGGCTAACCCCTTATTATGCATCTCAGGAATAAGGCCAAATCCCACTTCTATAATGAGTCTTCACCGTAGGACAATCCCCCTTGAAGGAAAGAAGTCATTGTAAACTAACATCCCCATTAGCAAGCTAACAGAAAGGTAAACATGAATTTATTTTACACAGATGACTCGTCCGTTTGTCATTTGAATTAATTCTACAGGTGTTAATTGAAACACCGCTCTTGGATGTCCGGCAGCAGCCCATATCTCTCTGTATTGTAACAAGTCTTCATCAATAAACGTGAGGATCGACTCTTTATGTCCTAAAGGCGGTACGCCTCCAATCACAAATCCTGTGTGTTCACGTACAAAATCAGCGTCAGCTTTTCCCAATTTGTCATTCAGATGGCTGGTAATTTGTTTTTCGTTAATCCGGTTGACTCCGCTTGCTATAACCAATAAGGGTTTATCTTCATTGTTGAGCCGAAAGATAATGGACTTCGCTATATGTGCAACCTCGCAGCCTATCGCATCGGCAGCTTCCTGTGCAGTTCGTGTACTGTCAGGCAGTTCTACAACTTGATTTGTATATCCCAGCTCCAATAGTTTGTTTTGAACCTGCTGGGCACTATCTTTAAGTTGACTTGTCAACGTGTATTCCTCCTTAATTGCCTGTGAATTTTATAGCCTGGCCTTCTTGTAAATATCTTAACTGGAACTTCATTAGCCCTTAGCTTCATCACTCATCTTGCTTTCGATCCCTTTATACACCTTAATAAATTCTTCACCTCCATTCAGAGAATCCAACAGCTTTAACAGACCAGGAGTGCCTACAATTCCATACCACCTCGAAACCTCATAACACGCCAGTTCATAATTCATACGACTTTGAGCATTAGGCTGGAATGCAGTGTGGTTGTCCAATAGGTCGAAATTAATTGATTCTTTGCCGTCTTTCGTTTGGGTGTTCCAAGTCTTTTCATTATCTGTAAATCGGCCATCGACCATAGCAGCCAGCCCCTCATCAAACCATACTGGCACTTTGCTGCTGTTTTTGAGCCTCTTTCTTAATTCAGCATGTGTGAATTCATGAGCAATCACATTCTCGTTATAACCCCTTGAGCCGATAACAATGTAGTTATTCCATGGATAATAATAAGTTTGTCCAATATCTGAATCGGCATAATGATCCAAAGCCTTTTTTGATTTAGCATAGATTACAACAGGGGCCGATTCTTTTTGACCAAAAAGTGCATTGATTTTCGCAGTAGATATTTGAACATAATCGATTAGTTCTGCTTGTTCACTCTCATTGATTTCAGGTTCAACGTATACATTAGGAGCAATTTGGTTCATTCTAGAGTATTTGATTAATACAGCATTAGTTTGCTTCGCATAGCTCAAATACAAGAACAGTGCGGCGAGAGCGAGTATCAGAATGGTAGAAAAAGCGATGATTTTGATTCTTTTGGATCTGAGTAGTATCAATGTAGTATTCTCCTTAGGTATATAGCGCACTCTGTTTGATAGGAACAAACCATGTTATGATAAATTACTTTATGGTGTCGTGCTCATAAATGTAGGAATGTATATGGCAACCCAGCTTCAGTTGATAAACTTTCGTCAATTTTGGGGAGGACCATCTTCTTTACATTGGGCCACTTTTCTTTAACATATTCAGCAAACTCAATATGACGTTCTGGGCACTCTGTTATAGATTTGATAACTTGCATTAAATCCACTCCTTCAAAAAGCTGCTTCCAGTTTACAGCTTAAGTTAACTTATGGAACAGGGAACTTCATTTATGTACTCTGCACGAGATGCGGCCAGTGAACAGTAGACGCATACGGCGCAGCAGTTGGGAGAAGCAGCTTTTTAAATGGCGGCAGATATGAACGAGAAAATAAAATCATAGACTGCCGCTGTGTTGTTGGACTAACGTGTCCAGTTAATTAATCAATGTAATAATTATCCTTCTCTTTGAGCCAATTAATAATGATGTTTTTAAATGATATTGTTGGCAACTCGCAATAGGCTCCATTATCAGAATATGGGTCGATAATCTTCACAGATTTATTATTTAACTGGATTATAAAGTATTTCACATCGCCGAGAGTTGAATTTTCTACCTTCCCATTTAATACTTCGTTTATTGAGTCAATTAGCCAATAACCATTTGCATCTTTATCTTGAAGATTTGTCCCAATGAATGCTTCTAACAAATCATAACCTGCGGGTAGAGAAATTACGGGTACACCGTTTAAATCAATAAGTTCAAACCTCATAGTCACACCTCTTATTCATGCACTGCTTTTATTCAATAGTTCAACATTGATTTCGAACTATCCTGCCCGTTAGGTTAGTGAAGTTTTTTCAACAAGAGTCTTAATGATTGTTACGCAGTTCGAAGATAGGGCTTAACAGAAAGGGGATTCAAAATTTATCCGGATTTTTAACTCTAATGGAGGCTACTTCTCCGCACTTTTTACAAAATGTATATATAACCGGAGAGCCAAAAGAAAATGTTTTACCAATCGGCATCACTCTAGCATCCACTGCATTCACTTCACCTTTTACAAAAGTAGTACCTCCACAAGCTTTACAAATTGTGTTTTCTTGAATCATAATAACCATCCTCAACAGAATATTTTTCCATTAATACGAATTATGCCAATGGTAGGTTTCATTACTAAAATAACGAAGAGGCCCCCCGCTCCTTGTGAGAGAAGAGGCCTATGCGTGGGAGGGATCAGGACAGATTCAGGACTCATTTGCAGCCAAGTTTTGTATCAGCAGATTGTTATATTTAGCCGCATGTTTTTGCTCATCCAGAATAATGCCATACAGAGTATCCTTGTAAATGCCGTACGGAAGACCGAACCATATCTTTCGATATTTCTCAACGGCAGATAATTCACCTTGGAAGGCTTGTTGCAACCCGGCAATATAAGAATTAACATTCTCCAGTGCTTCGTTGCTAACTCCTGTTACTTCATGTCCTGTTAGTTCCCTATACATTTGCCGAAACATTTGATTATGTCCTCTTTCATCATTCCGGATAGAGGTAATCACGTCAACTTGTTCTTGGTTCGGAGCCAGTTTGATGAGTTGATCATAAAAAAGTTCATCATTTCGTTCACCTTGTACCGCATTCCTCATTAATTCTAGTGCTTCTTGTGTTGTAGTGGCCCAAACGGGTACGAATTGTGATCTACACCAATACGGATAAATCCTATACATGAGCTAAACCCCCAGAAATGCAAATAATCACATCATCAATTATATGCACAGAAGCCCAGAGTGTGATTATTAGAGCAATGCCTCAATCGCTGGTATACTGATAAATCAATGGTCTCCCCGCCAATCTTGGTTACCTGAAAATCATATTCATAGGAAGAACCAATGCATTAAACGCAATCGGATGCTAATCTGTGGTCATACGCTTATTCTCTGAATCTTCGAGCGGGATATTAAATATACCGGACCCATGATTTCGATTTTGCTGTCTTTTACACGCATCGCGCTCTCCTGCTCTGCCGCATATACATCCATCTCCTCCGATAAGGGGAACAGGTAGCCTTGGACGAACGAGGCATAGTCGCGTTGCGAGTGTGATTCATAGGCAAACGGATCAAAGCCCAACCCATCATAGATCGAATCTATTTCCACTGAATGAGCGGCGTTATTCGAGGTTACCCATTTGGCAGACATGTTCAACGAACCGGCGCTGGCTCCCAAGATAACGGCATTGCTGTTTTTAATCCCATTCGTTAATTCATATTCCGCCAAAAAATCGTGCTGCTGAACAGGATCTCCCCCGCATAAAAAAATGACCGATGCGTTCTGAATCCTTTGCCGGGCCTCTTCCTTCGGCATGCGGTAATCGATGAAATGATACTCATCAAACATAAGATTAGCCCGATGGAGCCATGTCCATTCCGTTATATCCTCAAGGTTAATCTCCTCATCTTCATAATTAGACGGCTCAGCGCTGATCATCACAAGCGATTGTCTGTCCTGAATATCCTCCTGCAACCATTGCACCAGCCCCTCTGGCAAAATACCATTAAACCAACTGAAATAATAGTGAGTACTCATGCTTCGTTACCTCCATATGTATGATTTGCCTCGTTAAAGCAGTTTAATTTGGCTTCTGCCGTCAGCATGGCGCTGGTGAGAGTAAGATTATTTCTGTCATTCATACACCGCAATATCGCTTTCCATACAACGGATGAGCTCCTACAGGTAGTAGAGAAGCAGCGACTACTTTAAGAGAAAAATAGCAATGTTGCCAGCCATGACGATCCGAATCATCACATTCCATTGTTATTCCAATCCACGCACTCCAACGGAGTGCGACGGGCCGGATACAAGCGCACAGAGAGTCGCCAGAGTATTTCAATCCACGCACTCTACACGGAGTGCGACAGCGGAAAATAGCATGACTCATGCTTTCTCCGTATCAATTCACTATCCACTTCCCAATTTATTTCTTAAGAAGGTATAAGTCTACCTTTGACTTTTCAAGGTATCTCTTGATTTCTTAAGGATTCGACAAATTCTGAGGTACGAAGGACCCGGGGATTTCATGGGAGCTTGGTATTCGCAACACTTCTTGTTTCTATTTTACTTCTTCGCCTAAATTCTACACAATCCTAAACCTCTCAACACTGTATCGACCAATGACAATTGTGTGGTTTGCCCACCAGAAAAGTTAATTCCTTGCCCCTCCTTTCGACTGCTCCCGGACCAGTGAGAGAAATGCTGCCGCCGCTGGCGACAATGCCTCATGCTTTCGGGTACAGACGGCAATCGGATTTAACAGCGAAGTACCGTTAACCATCACGCGCTCCACTTCTCCGCGCTCTACATTGTCCCTTACCGCCAGGGAGGAGATGAAGATGGCTCCGTAGCCCGCGATGACGGCCCGCACCATCTCGTTCACCCCATTAAATTGTAGACCCACCTTGGGAGGACTCACGTTCAAAGCCCTGCATAACGAGAAGAGACGCTCCCGGGTTGAACTGCCTTAGGTGGCGACAATACGCAGGATTCCGCTGAACCCGGCCTTGTACTCACGGACTGCCTCATCCAGCTCACGCTCCAATGCAAACAATCTTTTGGCATGGCTGGCCAGCATCTGCCCCGCATCGGTCACTAAGATACCACGCCCCTTGGGGGCTAACAGCTGAATGCCTAATTCCTTCTCCAGATTGCGGACCTGGGCCGTAACCGCAGGCTGACTGATCCGTAATTCCTCCGCAGCGCGGGTGACTCCGCCTTTTTCAGAGATGGTGTGAAAAATTTTAAGGGCATGAAGATTCATAAGATAACCTGCCTCCTACATCAAAATTGATGAAGAACGAAATTATATATATTTTTCTGATGAATCATTATGCTTTATTGTAAGGATAAGGGAAAATTTTCACAAGGGTAAATAATTTATCGATGAAGGAGAAAATTTCATGAGTAAAACTAAAATCGTCTGTACCATCGGTCCCTCCAGCGAAAGCCCCGAAATGCTCCGTAAGCTGATCCAAGCCGGTATGAATGTCGCCCGCCTGAACTTAGCTCACGGTGAGTTAGAGGAGCACGCTGAACGCATCCGCCACATCCGGGAAGCAGCCAAGGAGCTAAACCAATATGTGGCCGTCCTGCTCGACATCAAAGGTCCGGAGATTCGTATCGGCAAAATGGCCTCGGACTACTTTGAATTGGTACCAGGAGAAACCGTGGTTCTGACCACAGAGGATGTGCTCGGCACGAAGGACCGTATCCAAGTCACCTATAAGCAGTTACCCCAAGACGTAAAGCCCGGCAGCAGCATCCTGATCGATGACGGTCTGATCCGTTTGGAAGTCGTAAAGGCTGAAGGTACCGAGATCACCTGCCTCGTCAAGAACGGTGGCAAGCTGAAGCCACGCAAGGGCGTCAACGTTCCCGGCATCAAAACCAGCCTTCCAGGCGTTTCTGAGAAGGACATCCTGCACATCAAGTTCGGCGTTGAGCAGAACATCGACATCATTGCTCAATCCTTTGTCCGCAAAGCTGCAGACATTCTCGAAATTAAACATATTCTCAGCAAACACAAGGCCAGCCATATTCAAGTCATCGCAAAAATCGAAAATGACGAGGGTTTGGAGAACTTGGACGCCATCCTGAGTGTAGCCGACGGACTAATGGTTGCGCGCGGAGATCTGGGCGTGGACTTGCCGGTGGAGGAGGTGCCACTGGTTCAAAAAGACATGATCAAGAAGTGTAACCTGGCCGGAAAACCGGTTATCACCGCCACCCACATGCTGGAGTCCATGCAGATGCACCCGCGTCCGACCCGTGCAGAAGCAAGTGACGTCGCCAACGCTATTTTTGATGGCACCGATTCTGTCATGCTGTCTGGTGAATCTGCCGCAGGTAAATACCCGCTGGAGTCCGTCGAGACCATGGCCCGCATCGCAGCCCGCGCTGAGTCCGTCCTGGGGAGCTATGGCCGCTGTAACTGCAAGGGTAATGAGCCTGCCGTCAACGTAACAGGTGCCATCGGCGAATCTGTTGTCCGCACTGCCCTCACACTCTCCGCCAAAGCTATTCTCGCCCTGACCGAAAGCGGCTTTACCGCCCGGATGATCGCCAAGCACAAGCCCACTGCACCTGTCATCGCCGTATCCACAAAGAAGAACGTGCTGCATGCCCTTTCCTTGACATGGGGTGTAATTCCGCTGCTCCGCGACGAATCTGCTTCCAGCACTGATGCAGCCGTAGAAGCTGCCGTTGAACTGGCGAGGTCTGCCGGATACGTACGTAATGGCGACTTGGTGCTCATCACCGCCGGTGTCCCTGTAGGCTTTGCCGGAACCACTAACCTGCTGCGGGTTCATCGAGTTGGGGAAGAGATTTAAATAAAACCGGGGTCCGCTGTATTGCAACTAACCCAGATCCTCAAAAACAAAAAACTTGCGTAAACACCTTCATTGCTAACGGGTCTAGCCGTGACTCCCTCAGATGTTAGCCTCATATGCAACGAGTCAATATCATCTGTAAAAAATGTTACAACCCACCGAGGCCGTCCATTCACCTCAAAAACTGCTCTTGTGTCATTATCAGATGCGATTAGATCAATGATTGGACGGTTATCCCGGAATAAGCTTAGGTAGTTTCCTCTATCGTTTCTAATGTTGAAGCCGAAGTGATGGACAAACCACTCTGCAGATTTTTTTATATTTTTAACCGGAATTACATTGTATGCGATTCCTAAGATTTTCCCGTTAACCATGCTATCAGTCCTCACTAAAAACCAAAGTCATAGACTGCCCACTATTATTTTTTAGTCAAGTTTAATAAACTTATCAAAGCAGTATGAATCTTTGTCATAGCCGTTTTGTTCATAGAAAGCATGAGCCCCGGTTCGCTTCATCCCTGTGCATAGAATTATGCTGGATATTCCGCAATCTTTCGCATAATTTTCAGTGTATCTTAACAATTTAGTGCCTACCTTATGTCGCTGAAAATCATTATGTACAGCAAGTCCGGTTATATGCAGATAATCATTCGCAGACCCTACAGCTAATGCATGAACGCTAGATATAAAACCAACAACATGGTTCTCAAGTAACGCTACAAACGTTTTGTAATTGCCTGCCATTCTCATCTGTTCCATCTTAACGCGAAAGTTCTCATCCGTAACAGTATGAACGCCAAGTACATTGTTCCATAAGAAAACAACTTCAGTATAATCGTTTGCTATAATTTCTCTTATCTTAATTTCCATGTACAATGTACTTTACTCCTCAACCTCAAATATTGAATCAATGATAATGGGAAGATTGTCTCTAACCGAAACAGCTCCAAAGACTGAACGGGCATGGATACCTTTTTCTCCGAAAACATCCAGCATCAGATCAGAACAACCATTAAGCACTTTATGATGCTCTTCAAAACTGGCGACCGCATTAACAAAGCCCTGAATTTTAACCACGCGTTTCACTTTATCCAGTGTATCTAAAGCTGTTTGTAGTACAGCCAAAATTTCAATCCCCGTTTGTCGTGCAAACTGATAACCTTCTGCGGTTGTATACTCCTGACCTAACTTGCCCTTGGGCGTACCAGCAGGCCCCTTGCCTGAAACGAACAATAACCCGTTTACTTTTACGTAATTTGCGTACTTAGCTGCAGGTTCGCTTGCATGGGGGATAACGATTCCTAATGTTGCTATTCTACTAGCCACTGTTTGTTCAGTCATTTCCAATCTCCTAACTCATCAGATTTGGAAGAATTATAGCAAGGTATGCCATTCCTATAATCATTCGTTTTAAATTCATGAGATATCACCTTACACGTTTAGCAATCGGATGATCCTCATTCAACTCCAGCAGGTCCCATAAATTCCCGTATAAATCTTTAAAGACCGCTACTTTTCCGTACGATTGATCTTGAGGCTCTCTAACAAATTCAATGCCCTTGGAGACCATGTCCTTATAATCTCTCCAAAAGTCATCCGTGTTCAGGAACAGAAATACCCGCCCACCCGTTTGGTTACCGACAAATTGCTCTTGTTCAGGTTTGGACGCCTTGGCAAGCAAGATCGTTGTCCCCACTGATCCAGGGGGCGAAATCACCACCCACCGTTTATCCTGCTCCGGCTGATACGTATCTTCTACTACTGTGAAATTCAACTTTTTTGTATAAAATTCAATGGCTTCATCATAATCGTTTACGACCAGAGCAATATGTACAATGGACTGAATCATTTGTTAGTTCTCCTCCTTGGCTCCAGATAATGGAGATGTAATGACCTGCTCGAAGCTTCAAGCTCCCGTCACCATGTCTAAGTATTTCCTTAAATCATCTTTAGCCCGCGAATCACTGGCCCAAGCGCCTAGATTCCAACTCATATATCTAAGTCCTAAGTATCGTGAGGCGATTGCATACAGTTGATTGAACTGATTGATAGGAAATTCGATGTTTGAAGCAGCCAGTAGCCGCTTATATTCCTCCAGTTGTTCCGAAGTGTTGTATCTTAACACATTAAGGAATCACCGTAGTCCCGATCCCATTTGTAAATAGAGTATCTACCAGCTTGACCAATTCTTCAGACGACAGATCTTTGTCATTGCGTATCCAAAGGCGAAACATCGACATTAGTGTGGATATGTAAAACTCAATGATATACGGTGCTAAAGCTTCATTTGCCGGAAGGTCGACAATCAATTTCTCCAAGGAAATTTCTCTCTTCAGACGTTCGATAAAATGAACAGAACCATAGTCGCCCAAGAGGGCTTTCAGTACTGAAATTTCCTCTGTATTTTCCAGGCATTGCAGTGCGTCTTGGAAAGAATGAGTGGAGAACTCTCTGGTTGCCATTTCCTCTTTAATGGATGTAAAGACACGCGCTTCCACGTAGTCCAACAATTCATAGATATCCGTAAAGTATTGATAAAAGGTACTGCGGTTATATCCTGATCGTTTCGCGATCTCTTGGATGGTTATTTTTTCAATGGGTTTCTGGCTATATAAATCGCAGAATACATTGATAAAGGTTTGCCTTGTTTTATCCGTAAGTTCAGGTTGCTTTTTCATTATTGGCCTCCGGTTTCTGTACATCGATTACACAACAGATCTTAAAAATCTGATGGTTGATGGCTGTATAGCGGATCTATACAATAAATTATACAACACGTTGTTGGATAATCAACAAGGATTAATATATAGGCTCAGGAGGCTAATATGAGAATTTTATTTTTCGGCAGAGGTGTCATATCGGCCCAATATGCTTGGGCTTTTGAACAGGCAGGACATACAGTGGAGTTCTACGTTAGACAAGGGAGAAAAGAAACCTTCGGCAGCAGCATTGAGCTTGAAATGTGGGACGCACGAAAGGGGAAGCAGCTCATAAAAGAAAGCTGGAACGTCAAACTGCATGAGGAGATTCGACCAAATTATGATCTCATTATTGTGAGTGTCAACACGGAGCAGCTTCCGGCAGCAGCACAACTTTTATCGACTCATGCAGGAAACACACCTGTTCTAATCTTCAATAACCTTTGGCAGGATTTGAAATCATCGATCTCACCCCTGTCTATGAACAATGTGGTCTTTGGGTTCCCCGGAGGCGGCGGCGGCATTGAGGACAACAGGCTTAGAGGCGGCTTTTTAAAAATGCTGTTTCTGGAACAGCCACGGGTAGGCACTGAACCTATTAACAACAAGGTCAAAGAGCTATTTGAAAGTGCCCATTTTAAAATTAAGTGGATCAAGGATATGCAGAACTGGCTCTGGAATCACTTCGCGATGAACGCAGCAATGGAAACCGAGGTGTTGAGACTGGGAAGTTTTGCGGCACTCATGAATGATAGCGACTCCTTCGCAAATGTTGGCAGGAATATGAGGGAAATTATCCCCGTAATAAAAGCCAGAGGCGGAAACGCTGATATGACTTCTCTGCTGTTGACTAAGATCCCGCCGGCACTGCTCGGCACGCTGTTTAACAAGCTGGTTTTTGCAAAGGGTAGCTTAGCACGGCTTTTCATGGAATACAACAATGGTAAAGCAGGCTTTGCGATCCTTGAAGTTGTGCGGGAAGCGAAAAAGTTGGGGATAGCTTTGCCGCGGCTTACTGCGGCGCTGGAAAATTCTGAGCAATACAAAGCAGGCGTATCAAGATAGGAAGGATTTAAGATCCCTTTGGTCGGTCGCATAGCGGTCGGCCTTTTTGGTGCATTTCAATTACGCACTCACACGGAGTACGAATGCTTTAACCTCCACTCTATATACTTTGTTTATAAATTTCAATCTACGCACTCACACAGAGTGCGACCGCTAGAAGTTCACGTTAATAGTAAAGGAGCTAAATTTCAATCCACGCACTCACATAGAGTGCGACGCAAACAATATGGCTGTTCATGATGCAGCTCAAATTTCAATCCACGCACT
The window above is part of the Paenibacillus sp. FSL H8-0048 genome. Proteins encoded here:
- a CDS encoding ketopantoate reductase family protein; this translates as MRILFFGRGVISAQYAWAFEQAGHTVEFYVRQGRKETFGSSIELEMWDARKGKQLIKESWNVKLHEEIRPNYDLIIVSVNTEQLPAAAQLLSTHAGNTPVLIFNNLWQDLKSSISPLSMNNVVFGFPGGGGGIEDNRLRGGFLKMLFLEQPRVGTEPINNKVKELFESAHFKIKWIKDMQNWLWNHFAMNAAMETEVLRLGSFAALMNDSDSFANVGRNMREIIPVIKARGGNADMTSLLLTKIPPALLGTLFNKLVFAKGSLARLFMEYNNGKAGFAILEVVREAKKLGIALPRLTAALENSEQYKAGVSR